The Athene noctua chromosome 11, bAthNoc1.hap1.1, whole genome shotgun sequence genome has a segment encoding these proteins:
- the STK26 gene encoding serine/threonine-protein kinase 26, with product MAHSPVAVQVPGMQNHRADPEELFTKLERIGKGSFGEVFKGIDNRTQQVVAIKIIDLEEAEDEIEDIQQEITVLSQCDSPYVTKYYGSYLKGTKLWIIMEYLGGGSALDLLRAGPFDEFQIATMLKEILKGLDYLHSEKKIHRDIKAANVLLSEQGDVKLADFGVAGQLTDTQIKRNTFVGTPFWMAPEVIQQSAYDSKADIWSLGITAIELAKGEPPNSDMHPMRVLFLIPKNNPPTLLGEFSKPFKEFIDACLNKDPTFRPTAKELLKHKFIMKNAKKTSYLTELIDRFKRWKAEGHSSDESDSDGSDSESSNKENNSHPEWSFTTVRKKPDAKKLQNGTDQDLVKTLSCLTMIITPVFAELKQQDTNNASRKKAIEELEKSINMAEATCPGITDKMVKKLMEKFQKFSVNDSS from the exons aaccATAGAGCAGACCCAGAAGAACTATTCACAAAACTGGAACGCATTGGGAAAGGCTCCTTTGGTGAAGTCTTTAAAGGAATTGATAATCGGACACAGCAAGTGGTTGCTATAAAAATCATAGACCTTGAAGAAGCAGAAGATGAAATAGAAGATATACAGCAAGAGATAACTGTTTTAAGTCAGTGTGATAGTCCTTATGTAACAAAATACTACGGATCATATTTAAAG GGCACAAAACTATGGATAATAATGGAGTACTTGGGTGGAGGGTCAGCTTTGGATCTT CTGCGTGCTGGCCCATTTGATGAGTTCCAGATTGCTACCATGCTAAAGGAAATCTTGAAAGGTCTTGACTACCTACACTCAGAGAAGAAAATTCACAGGGATATAAAAG CTGCCAATGTCTTATTATCAGAACAAGGTGATGTTAAGCTTGCTGATTTTGGAGTTGCTGGGCAGCTGACAGACACGCAAATTAAGAGGAATACTTTTGTTGGAACTCCGTTTTGGATGGCCCCTGAAGTTATTCAACAGTCAGCATATGATTCAAAA gctgacatCTGGTCATTGGGAATCACTGCTATTGAACTAGCCAAAGGGGAGCCTCCCAACTCTGATATGCATCCGATGAGAGTTCTGTTTCTCATTCCGAAAAACAATCCTCCGACTTTATTAGGAGAATTCAGTAAACCTTTTAAAGAATTCATTGATGCATGTCTGAATAAGGACCCAACATTT CGCCCTACTGCAAAAGAACTTCTGAAGCACAAATTCATTATGAAAAATGCCAAGAAGACTTCATATCTGACAGAACTGATTGATAGGTTTAAGAGATGGAAAGCAGAGGGACATAGTAGTGATGAAAGTGATTCCGATGGTTCAGATTC GGAGTCcagtaacaaagaaaataactCTCATCCTGAGTGGAGCTTTACTACAGTTCGAAAGAAGCCGGATGCAAAGAAGCTACAGAATGGGACG GATCAGGATCTTGTTAAAACCCTGAGTTGTTTAACTATGATAATCACACCTGTGTTTGCTGag CTCAAACAGCAGGACACAAATAATGCTAGCAGAAAGAAAGCAATTGAGGAACTTGAGAAAAGCATCAATATGGCAGAAGCAACATGTCCAGGGATCACAGATAAGATGGTGAAGAAACTTATGGAGAAATTTCAGAA